A genomic region of Microtus ochrogaster isolate Prairie Vole_2 unplaced genomic scaffold, MicOch1.0 UNK4, whole genome shotgun sequence contains the following coding sequences:
- the Klf14 gene encoding Krueppel-like factor 14 yields the protein MSAAVACLDYFAAECLVSMSTGPVLHQPATNPEGAGAAAVAEVGAVPRESAGTGSGTRGVLWIPPVLQIPSPNPGEGDGAPHLLAASALADLSCSAVEGSRETSGEVPCASTSCCELTWCSSPTGCSEPIPAFLEEEFSGAESSWGEPAILSAPEAQEDPDDSGEGPEGPEGPPGARPSPAMGPTFRKRPITPASKRHQCVFPGCNKAYYKSSHLKSHQRTHTGERPFSCDWLDCDKKFTRSDELARHYRTHTGEKRFSCPLCPKQFSRSDHLTKHARRHPTYHPDMIEYRGRRRTPRPAPPAMAESSGSDSSSGSGQETSFTA from the coding sequence ATGTCGGCCGCCGTGGCTTGCCTGGACTACTTCGCAGCCGAGTGCCTGGTGTCTATGTCCACCGGACCCGTGCTGCACCAGCCCGCAACGAACCCCGAGGGAGCAGGAGCCGCAGCTGTCGCCGAGGTGGGTGCGGTGCCACGGGAGTCGGCTGGGACGGGTTCCGGGACACGGGGGGTGCTGTGGATCCCCCCGGTCCTCCAGATCCCCTCCCCTAACCCTGGCGAGGGCGATGGAGCCCCCCACCTGCTGGCTGCGAGCGCTTTGGCGGATCTAAGCTGCAGTGCGGTGGAAGGCTCCCGGGAGACATCGGGAGAAGTCCCGTGTGCCTCAACTAGCTGCTGCGAGCTGACCTGGTGCTCCAGCCCCACTGGGTGCTCCGAGCCGATCCCGGCCTTCTTGGAGGAGGAGTTCTCCGGAGCTGAGAGCTCCTGGGGTGAACCTGCCATCCTGAGTGCACCTGAAGCCCAAGAAGACCCTGATGACAGCGGAGAGGGGCCCGAGGGGCCCGAGGGGCCCCCAGGGGCCCGCCCCTCGCCAGCAATGGGCCCGACGTTCCGGAAAAGACCGATTACACCCGCATCCAAGCGACACCAGTGCGTCTTTCCGGGTTGCAACAAAGCCTATTACAAGTCTTCGCACCTCAAGTCACACCAACGCACCCACACGGGGGAACGCCCCTTCTCCTGCGACTGGCTCGACTGCGACAAGAAGTTTACGCGTTCTGACGAGCTGGCCCGCCACTACAGGACGCACACGGGTGAAAAGCGCTTCTCCTGCCCGCTGTGCCCTAAGCAGTTCTCCCGAAGCGACCACTTGACCAAGCATGCCCGTCGCCATCCGACTTACCATCCCGACATGATCGAGTACCGGGGGCGTCGCCGCACCCCCCGCCCCGCACCCCCAGCCATGGCGGAAAGCTCTGGTTCCGACTCCAGCTCTGGCTCTGGCCAGGAGACCAGCTTCACTGCTTGA